One Vicia villosa cultivar HV-30 ecotype Madison, WI linkage group LG5, Vvil1.0, whole genome shotgun sequence genomic window, ACGATCAATTCCTCCGCTGCCAAAGCCTCATTCCTCTTTGTCAGCAACTTCGTTTCACGATCTATTctcccaaaagccaaaaccttcTTTCTACAGAAACCTAATTCCATATATATTCCTTTTAAtacaataaatcaaataataataataatatagttactattatttcttaatgGGCCTACTAATCGTACACCTCTACATTGCTATCTATACCACACCACaactaaatcaattttaaataataatattattactaatattatttcttcaacaaaaatcaactttattaattcttcgattaaccgactaAATAATCCAATTCCTCGTCTTATAATATCACTAATAAATCCAACTTCGATCAAATTTCCATATTAAAtcattgaataatttatttaaataattaaataaatttcctggtgttacaactctccctcacttagagtattttcgtccttgaaaatcctataacatcatttcatatttttcaaatagaCCAGATTACAATATACCAAACCATAAGGTAGTCACCCCTATACTTTATCCTAATTCAAAAATTAGCCTAATATTCTAGTGAATAACTATCTTTCATTCCAACCACCTGAAAACTCTATACTACACTAACAACGCTCTCTCATAGATAACCCTAATTCAAAAATTAGCCTAATATTCTAGTGAATAACTATCTTTCATTCCAACCACCTGAAAACTCTATACTACACTAACAACGCTCTCTCATAGATAACTAAGTGGTGACAAGTTATCTCaaccaaaaattcataaaaagaataacaaagagTACTAGTGTCCGATAACACTACTCTTCTAAACAGGTTGATCCTGTAAAAGAATTAATTGTCCTGCAATATATActagaaaaaaaatcataatctTAGATATAGTTCATCTATTTCAAATAAGAGAAAGGATATGACTTTGAAACAAAAGTGATGTCATAAATAATCAAATTGGTTTTAAATCAGTTTTAAATTGAATGGAAACTCTTTTAacgattaattatatttttagtaaaataattattaaaagatgaattattaattatatttttaataaaatgattattaaaagatgaattaaattattaatatagtttgattgtGAATATTGGCCAAATATCCATGTGGCCGAGTTAATAGGTTATAGTCTCGTCCCCATCCATGGTCCACTTATAATTTTGAGTCTTTAGACAATCTTATAATGTGATCACTTGTCATAGGTTCCACAGCCCCcttaaaaacgtgatgttttccTATCTTTATCATGCATTTAATGCGAAATACATGAAAAAGTTTTAAGTAAAATCCAATTATGGGGTTGTTACAAACTTTTTGAGTAAATTTAATTATGGTGTTGTTACAACTTACTAGTACAAAGACTTATACTTAGTTTGAAAGTAGATGGGAGAGAAGGATAAGATTTTggaggaagaaaaagagatggaaaaaaaatagaaaatttcctATTTATATGAGAAAGAAATTTTGTAAAATATGATTAGAAAatgttcaatttaaaaaaaatcacatcaaTAACTTTATATAATTTCATTTCAATAGTAAATTGGATTACCTCCAAAATTTAAGATACTATCTCTGCAACCTTCTCTTAATTGCAACTCTGTTAATGTGCTTCTATTACTAgcaaaatttgaaatattgaaaatcaaaacATTTCAAATTAAATTCGTTAGTATGGGTGGACAGAAATTAACTATGTCTATTTTGAAGATGAGCACGAAAATAAATTAGTGAAAAACACACGATGAGTTAATTGAGTTTGTCTCCAAACCATCATCTTttgtcaaattattttttaaaatatcatactTTTCTAACATATTACTAAACtatcatgttttaaaaaaaatatattgttagcAAAGGTCCGCCAAATgctttagctttttttttttaattatttgattagtaCCTGCGAATGTCATGCGAAAATGTATTCTTCAGAACCACATGTAGATTtcacaaaaatataattttgttaaaCACAATTTAAATAATATTCATAAGTAAGTTTGCAGGaaataaaatataatgaaaaaaatataaaacaagtgGATCTGTTGGCGGATGtactttataatattattatttttatttaaaaaaaatggcatttttggtaTTTATCCGAAAATGAATGGTAGtttagtatttaaaataaaaaaagatggtATATTTGTAAAAAAAGTAGAGTTAATTTACTAGTTAGATTTTCTACAATTTTTAATAGCTATTTAGTATGAAAGCTTATAAAAATCACGTTGTAGGAAGAAATAAGAGATGTATTGCAATCATGATGATGCCATACCACTTATCCATCCATGTTTTATGGAGTGACTTCCAAACCAACTCGACAAACACACTCGGTTGAAATAAAGGAATGAGtagctccacaatcaactaaaacacataaaggtTGGTTGTTTACATAACACGTACTCGCAATGAGATTGTTGTTTCCCTTGGCCTTTCTTGCATCTAGAGTGTACACACGACCTGCAGTCTTCTTAGGAGCTTTCTTCCTTGGACAATTCTTAATAACATGGCCTGGCTCCCCACACTTGAAGCAAGTAACTGAAAATGGCTTGCATTCACCATGGTGTCTTCTCTTGCACTTATCACACTGAGGAGGATAATTAGAGTGGTCACCATAACCCTGCTTCTTCATGGATGGAGAACTACGGGGCTTCAAGTGTTGGGTAGATCTCCCTTGTTCTCTAAAATTAGTCctgttctggttcctctcttcttgAACCCTCTTCAAGCTGTTATCCGCAACATAGCATTGCTGCAAACATTCAGCATatgtagtgaactccctctgggacacactacgagcaatgtcggccctcaaacccatcaAGAATTAATCAATCTTCCATAACTCATCAGGAGCATAAACAGTCTGTCGTGAGTAATCAGCCATGtcttcaaacttctcagcatactCAGAAACAGACAAGTTGCC contains:
- the LOC131604787 gene encoding uncharacterized protein LOC131604787, giving the protein MQGMQGQQPPAPVPVPQAATGPDFRAFFIMDPLEFAGGLDPVVAHDWLASMERIFQEIQCNKEKVIFAMQKMKGPALRWWNTASTYFTTQEIPKDWHHFRAAFLEKYFPNSVRTQREREFQNFNLKRVQEERNQNRTNFREQGRSTQHLKPRSSPSMKKQGYGDHSNYPPQCDKCKRRHHGECKPFSVTCFKCGEPGHVIKNCPRKKAPKKTAGRVYTLDARKAKGNNNLIASTCYVNNQPLCVLVDCGATHSFISTECVCRVGLEVTP